A genomic window from Cyprinus carpio isolate SPL01 chromosome B9, ASM1834038v1, whole genome shotgun sequence includes:
- the zgc:113314 gene encoding uncharacterized protein zgc:113314 isoform X1 has translation MGILIKSIRNLRDSPRNGQDVMSTWETKTVCKTVKIEYDRTSEPFTKPEMSTTIVNRLRNTLGSKQTFLQKQNTLDNFNIITDLATQLNRVTAKVSGESQSFNVVDDLSLEECKGFIFRWSKELKCLRSKYKNNMGKISTDGKFRSLEALNIKKHQDQTLKYALKDFQWLICILMSLPKSSVCQEGCARVELLNLYRQWKKGQLVNMLPIMDFIMKTLLKEKDFILIQKPQNRSDGKRLTVII, from the exons ATGGGGATTTTGATCAAGTCCATTCGGAACCTGCGTGATTCGCCAAGGAACG gacaggATGTCATGTCCACGTGGGAAACTAAAACTGTTTGTAAGACTGTTAAAATAGAATATGATCGTACGTCTGAACCGTTCACAAAGCCAGAGATGTCTACTACAATA GTAAACAGGCTAAGGAATACATTAGGATCAAAGCAAACATTTCTACAG AAGCAAAACACCTTGGACAATTTCAACATTATAACAGACCTAGCAACACAGTTAAACAGAGTCACAGCAAAG GTTTCTGGAGAGTCCCAATCTTTTAATGTGGTTGATGACTTGAGTTTAGAGGAATGTAAAGGTTTTATTTTCAGATGGTCTAAAGAGCTGAAATGTTTGAGGTCAAAATACAAGAACAACATGGGCAAG ATTTCCACTGATGGGAAATTCAGGAGTCTGGAAGCTCTGAACATCAAAAAGCATCAAGATCAGACCCTGAAATATGCTCTGAAAGATTTTCAGTGGTTAATTTGTATTTTGATGTCACTTCCAAAG TCCTCAGTGTGTCAAGAAGGATGCGCTAGAGTAGAACTGTTGAATCTTTACAGACAATGGAAAAAAGGGCAGCTGGTCAACATGCTTCCGATTATGGACTTTATCATGAAGACATTACTTAAGGAAAAG gATTTCATTTTGATACAGAAGCCTCAAAATAGATCAGATGGGAAAAG gtTGACAGTCATCATTTGA
- the zgc:113314 gene encoding uncharacterized protein zgc:113314 isoform X3 has product MSTWETKTVCKTVKIEYDRTSEPFTKPEMSTTIVNRLRNTLGSKQTFLQKQNTLDNFNIITDLATQLNRVTAKVSGESQSFNVVDDLSLEECKGFIFRWSKELKCLRSKYKNNMGKISTDGKFRSLEALNIKKHQDQTLKYALKDFQWLICILMSLPKSSVCQEGCARVELLNLYRQWKKGQLVNMLPIMDFIMKTLLKEKDFILIQKPQNRSDGKRLTVII; this is encoded by the exons ATGTCCACGTGGGAAACTAAAACTGTTTGTAAGACTGTTAAAATAGAATATGATCGTACGTCTGAACCGTTCACAAAGCCAGAGATGTCTACTACAATA GTAAACAGGCTAAGGAATACATTAGGATCAAAGCAAACATTTCTACAG AAGCAAAACACCTTGGACAATTTCAACATTATAACAGACCTAGCAACACAGTTAAACAGAGTCACAGCAAAG GTTTCTGGAGAGTCCCAATCTTTTAATGTGGTTGATGACTTGAGTTTAGAGGAATGTAAAGGTTTTATTTTCAGATGGTCTAAAGAGCTGAAATGTTTGAGGTCAAAATACAAGAACAACATGGGCAAG ATTTCCACTGATGGGAAATTCAGGAGTCTGGAAGCTCTGAACATCAAAAAGCATCAAGATCAGACCCTGAAATATGCTCTGAAAGATTTTCAGTGGTTAATTTGTATTTTGATGTCACTTCCAAAG TCCTCAGTGTGTCAAGAAGGATGCGCTAGAGTAGAACTGTTGAATCTTTACAGACAATGGAAAAAAGGGCAGCTGGTCAACATGCTTCCGATTATGGACTTTATCATGAAGACATTACTTAAGGAAAAG gATTTCATTTTGATACAGAAGCCTCAAAATAGATCAGATGGGAAAAG gtTGACAGTCATCATTTGA
- the gja8a gene encoding gap junction protein alpha 8 paralog a produces the protein MGDWSFLGNILEEVNEHSTVIGRVWLTVLFIFRILILGTAAEFVWGDEQSDYVCNTQQPGCENVCYDEAFPISHIRLWVLQIIFVSTPSLVYVGHAVHYIHMEEKRKEREEAEVSHQQETGEERLLLPDQGSVRTTKETSTKSSKKFRLKGTLLFTYICHIIFKALFEVGFVVGQYFLYGFRILPLYRCSRWPCPNTVDCYVSRPTEKTIFIIFMLAVACVSLFLNFVEISHLALKKIRFVFHRPAPAQLEPLGPPERSLPFLLTTPVQKSKGYRRLEEEKKDKVAHIYPLAEVGMEEGQFFSPQLEKEQKRNQEAVMPTAPPVEETIICDETQPSFIQVTETLPELPPEEPLREGDEVDSLKTPTALPEVLEERSEGESVEETYLISLEESLDIDLGELACREVTEEKSAKESSLIDAEPTKEKRLSGAEEEKENLQEIEEIEHSTFKVQELRKEGSLPDVVEEATAVEVSGEERQLCEIEPFVNEDILEKAKTLDDGKITGDLDVSKISEGEQGSEDLGEVAGSNLPDIEPIGDEVDMGKGRYTFVPYYMEEDRVQRDAVDSEVGKASEEVVDIGKGETIEGLIDAGRICALEDVLQTGKNEALENLNEVRSFDTAVNQGEEVLDKAVGLAVDTEQVETLGKEEVSLKIKDPEEVQVSRECDRSGKKEDSVETGGPEKEECSEEMKAMEATEEMMDVSLVPLELEKTEETRSLSRLSKGSSRARSDDLTI, from the coding sequence ATGGGAGACTGGAGCTTCTTGGGTAATATTTTGGAGGAAGTAAACGAACACTCCACTGTGATTGGCCGTGTTTGGCTCACAGTTCTGTTCATTTTCCGCATTTTAATTCTGGGCACAGCAGCAGAGTTTGTCTGGGGAGACGAGCAGTCTGATTACGTTTGTAACACTCAGCAGCCAGGTTGCGAGAATGTGTGTTACGACGAGGCCTTTCCAATCTCCCATATCCGTCTATGGgtgttacaaataatttttgtatCCACACCTTCGCTTGTTTACGTCGGGCATGCTGTCCATTACATCCACATGGAGGAAAAACGAAAGGAGCGTGAAGAAGCTGAGGTTAGCCACCAACAGGAAACAGGTGAGGAGCGTCTTCTACTGCCAGATCAGGGAAGTGTTCGTACCACCAAGGAAACCAGCACGAAGAGTAGCAAAAAGTTCAGACTCAAGGGCACTCTACTTTTCACCTACATATGCCATATCATCTTCAAAGCTCTTTTTGAAGTAGGCTTCGTAGTTGGACAGTACTTCCTCTACGGGTTCCGCATCCTGCCGCTGTACAGGTGCAGTCGTTGGCCGTGCCCCAACACGGTGGACTGCTATGTCTCCCGACCCACTGAAAAGACcatctttatcatttttatgCTTGCAGTTGCTTGTGTTTCACTGTTCCTTAACTTTGTGGAGATCAGCCACCTCGCCTTGAAGAAGATCCGATTTGTATTCCATCGACCAGCTCCAGCGCAGTTGGAGCCTCTTGGACCACCTGAGAGGAGCTTACCATTCCTTCTAACCACCCCTGTCCAAAAATCCAAGGGTTACAGGCGCCTTGAAGAGGAGAAGAAAGACAAGGTGGCGCACATATATCCACTAGCTGAGGTTGGTATGGAAGAGGGCCAGTTCTTCTCACCTCAGCTGGAGAAGGAGCAGAAAAGGAATCAGGAGGCGGTTATGCCAACAGCGCCACCTGTAGAGGAGACAATCATATGCGATGAGACTCAACCCTCCTTCATTCAGGTCACAGAGACACTACCAGAGCTTCCACCAGAAGAACCACTTCGGGAAGGAGATGAGGTAGACAGCTTAAAAACTCCGACAGCTTTACCAGAAGTACTGGAGGAGCGTTCAGAAGGGGAAAGTGTGGAGGAAACATATTTAATATCACTTGAAGAGAGTTTGGATATAGATCTAGGAGAACTGGCTTGTAGAGAGGTGACTGAGGAAAAGTCAGCGAAGGAGAGTAGCTTAATAGATGCTGAGCCAACAAAGGAAAAAAGACTTTCAGGAGCTGAAGAAGAGAAGGAAAACTTACAGGAAATTGAGGAAATAGAGCATAGCACCTTTAAGGTCCAGGAGTTGAGGAAAGAAGGGAGTTTACCAGATGTGGTTGAGGAAGCGACAGCAGTTGAGGTGTCTGGTGAAGAGAGGCAACTTTGTGAAATTGAGCCTTTTGTAAATGAGGACATTTTGGAAAAGGCGAAAACTTTAGATGATGGTAAGATTACTGGAGATCTGGATGTGTCTAAAATATCTGAGGGGGAGCAAGGGTCGGAGGATTTAGGGGAGGTAGCAGGGTCAAATTTACCTGATATAGAGCCCATTGGGGATGAAGTGGATATGGGAAAGGGCAGGTATACCTTTGTACCTTATTATATGGAAGAGGATAGAGTTCAACGGGATGCAGTAGACTCAGAAGTGGGCAAAGCTTCAGAGGAAGTAGTAGATATAGGAAAGGGTGAAACTATAGAGGGTCTAATAGATGCAGGAAGAATTTGTGCTTTAGAAGATGTATTACAAACAGGCAAGAATGAAGCTTTAGAAAATCTAAATGAAGTTAGATCTTTTGATACTGCAGTCAATCAAGGTGAGGAGGTTCTAGATAAAGCTGTAGGACTTGCTGTTGACACTGAACAGGTGGAAACTTTGGGAAAGGAGGAGGTATCCTTGAAGATAAAGGATCCAGAGGAGGTCCAAGTCTCTAGGGAGTGTGATAGGTCAGGGAAAAAAGAGGATTCTGTGGAAACTGGAGGCCCAGAGAAGGAGGAGTGTTCTGAAGAAATGAAGGCCATGGAGGCCACAGAGGAGATGATGGATGTTTCACTTGTACCTCTGGAACTAGAGAAAACAGAGGAAACAAGATCATTAAGTCGTCTCAGCAAAGGTAGCAGCAGAGCCAGGTCAGATGATCTTACAATATGA
- the LOC109095965 gene encoding gap junction alpha-5 protein-like, with protein sequence MGDWSLLGNFLEEVQEHSTSVGKVWLTVLFIFRILVLGTAAESSWGDEQSDFMCDTLQPGCTNVCYDRAFPIAHIRYWVLQIVFVSTPSLIYMGHAMHIVRMEEKKKRKEQEEKGEEGKEEKQYLEQNEKAEDTKTKIHLKGALLQTYVLSIMIRLVMEVTFIVIQYMMYGIFLNALYPCDMSPCPNRVNCYMSRPTEKNVFIVFMLVVAAVSLFLSVLELYHLAWKQCKLCLRQYADKHANDVNGKNTKVGSIVLHSKASIPMDLPETAQPHPSQTCTPPPDFNQCLASSQGPTSPPHLQHHHLHHIHKTCQPFTNRLAHQQNSVNMATERHHQSHNDLEPAVDFLQMSYESPEVQVLGEITPSAPSTPSSQPGCFRDKRRLSKTSGTSSNRVKPGDLAV encoded by the coding sequence ATGGGGGACTGGAGTCTCTTGGGTAATTTTCTGGAGGAGGTGCAGGAGCACTCCACATCAGTGGGGAAGGTGTGGTTGACTGTGCTGTTCATCTTCCGTATCCTGGTGCTGGGCACTGCGGCGGAATCATCATGGGGTGACGAGCAGTCTGACTTCATGTGTGACACATTACAACCCGGTTGCACCAATGTCTGTTATGACCGAGCTTTCCCCATTGCCCATATCCGCTACTGGGTGCTGCAGATTGTCTTTGTATCAACACCGTCCCTCATCTACATGGGCCACGCCATGCATATCGTTCGCatggaggagaagaagaaacGGAAGGAGCAGGAGGAGAAGGGTGAGGAGGGCAAAGAAGAGAAGCAATATTTGGAACAGAATGAGAAAGCCGAAGACACAAAGACAAAGATCCACCTAAAGGGGGCGCTACTGCAGACGTACGTCCTGAGTATTATGATCCGCTTGGTCATGGAAGTGACCTTCATTGTTATCCAGTACATGATGTATGGAATCTTCCTGAATGCTCTGTATCCTTGTGACATGTCACCTTGTCCCAACCGTGTGAATTGTTACATGTCCCGTCCAACTGAGAAAAACGTCTTTATTGTGTTTATGCTGGTGGTGGCGGCTGTTTCACTGTTTCTGAGTGTGCTAGAACTGTACCACCTTGCATGGAAACAGTGCAAGCTATGCCTTCGACAATATGCTGACAAACACGCCAATGATGTCAATGGCAAAAACACCAAAGTTGGTTCTATAGTCCTACACAGCAAGGCAAGTATTCCAATGGATCTGCCTGAGACGGCTCAGCCACATCCCTCCCAAACCTGCACCCCACCCCCAGATTTCAACCAGTGCCTAGCATCAAGCCAAGGTCCAACATCACCCCCGCATCTTCAACACCACCATCTTCATCACATCCATAAAACCTGTCAGCCCTTCACCAACCGCCTGGCCCACCAGCAGAACTCTGTCAACATGGCCACTGAGCGGCATCATCAAAGCCACAATGATCTTGAGCCGGCTGTGGACTTCCTGCAGATGAGCTACGAGAGCCCTGAGGTCCAAGTACTGGGTGAGATAACACCCAGCGCCCCCTCCACACCATCCTCCCAACCAGGCTGCTTCAGAGACAAGCGCCGACTTAGCAAGACTAGTGGAACTAGTAGTAACCGAGTCAAACCAGGTGATCTGGCCGTGTAG
- the zgc:113314 gene encoding uncharacterized protein zgc:113314 isoform X2, translated as MGILIKSIRNLRDSPRNGQDVMSTWETKTVCKTVKIEYDRTSEPFTKPEMSTTIVNRLRNTLGSKQTFLQKQNTLDNFNIITDLATQLNRVTAKVSGESQSFNVVDDLSLEECKGFIFRWSKELKCLRSKYKNNMGKISTDGKFRSLEALNIKKHQDQTLKYALKDFQWLICILMSLPKSSVCQEGCARVELLNLYRQWKKGQLVNMLPIMDFIMKTLLKEKVDSHHLNGIF; from the exons ATGGGGATTTTGATCAAGTCCATTCGGAACCTGCGTGATTCGCCAAGGAACG gacaggATGTCATGTCCACGTGGGAAACTAAAACTGTTTGTAAGACTGTTAAAATAGAATATGATCGTACGTCTGAACCGTTCACAAAGCCAGAGATGTCTACTACAATA GTAAACAGGCTAAGGAATACATTAGGATCAAAGCAAACATTTCTACAG AAGCAAAACACCTTGGACAATTTCAACATTATAACAGACCTAGCAACACAGTTAAACAGAGTCACAGCAAAG GTTTCTGGAGAGTCCCAATCTTTTAATGTGGTTGATGACTTGAGTTTAGAGGAATGTAAAGGTTTTATTTTCAGATGGTCTAAAGAGCTGAAATGTTTGAGGTCAAAATACAAGAACAACATGGGCAAG ATTTCCACTGATGGGAAATTCAGGAGTCTGGAAGCTCTGAACATCAAAAAGCATCAAGATCAGACCCTGAAATATGCTCTGAAAGATTTTCAGTGGTTAATTTGTATTTTGATGTCACTTCCAAAG TCCTCAGTGTGTCAAGAAGGATGCGCTAGAGTAGAACTGTTGAATCTTTACAGACAATGGAAAAAAGGGCAGCTGGTCAACATGCTTCCGATTATGGACTTTATCATGAAGACATTACTTAAGGAAAAG gtTGACAGTCATCATTTGAACGGCATCTTTTGA